ATGGGGCAAGAATGATGGGCATGAGCATGAGCAAAGCAAGAGATTTGAGAGCTAGCATTAGATCTAAAAACCTGCTGAGCAAGATTGTGAGCAATACCATTTATCTCCCTAGAAATGTGAAACACTTGAGCATTTCAAATTAGAGGTGTCTTTGAAAAAATGAGCAAGATCATTCCTAATATTCCAAGGAGTGGCTGAAATATTTCTTAAGGCAGCAAAAGAGGCTAAAGACAAACAATCCATAAGGAAAGTGGAGTTAGCAAGATTAAGTCTCAAAGCTAGATGTGCAGCACATGAGAGAGCCACAGCTTCAGCCTGCAAAGGAGTAGAGGTAGGAGGGGCCGAAGCCTGAACCTGAACATTAAGCTCGCCCTGATCCGAAGGTTTGCAAATAAAAACACCTATACCTATACCCACTTGCCCTTGAGCGAGACCTGGGATTTTTGATGATCTAAACGCTGCATCAGAGAAGATTTTAGTCCCAGGAATTAACAAGTCAAACTTAAGCGTTTTGCCCTGCAAAGGAAGAACATGAGTTTCATGAACATCATTAGAGTGAGGTTTCTTAGTAGGGGGACAAGAAGGATCAACCAGTGGCTCATAGTCCAGAGCTGCAGCAGCAATATTAACTTGATAAGGAAGATGCTTTTTCCTATCAAAAACAAAATCATTTCTAGCTTTCCAAAGGCACCACAAAAAATTTAAAACATTCTTAATGGAAGCATGAGGATGGCCCATTCGAGTAAGCGCAATGAGAATGGAATGCATAGTATGGTGCCCTTGGGTGAGAACATCCTTGCGAAGAAACcagggtgaagaaaaccaagcTACTCTCGCAAAGTTGCAAAGGAAATAAAGATGAAATTCATCTTCCCGCTGGCCACATCTACAACAAGTCTTAGCAATATGAATAGAAAAACAGCCAGCCCTCATACCCGTAGGCAAAGCCCTTCGAAGAAGTCTCCAAGCAAAAGTTTGAACTCGAGGGAGCAGATTTTTTTTGTTTCCAAATGAACTTAAGAAAATCTTTCAAGTCCAAAGGAGCATTTCTCGGAATACTATGAAGCTTCTGCAAGCAAAGTTTGTAAGCAGATTTTGAAGAGCAAATACCATTTGGGGTAAGATCCCAACACAACAAATCTGGACCATCATCATCTAAAATTTGAGTATTAACAATGTGAGAGGCTAAAGGCTGCTGAAAAAGAGAAAATATGAGCGAATGATTCCAGCTTTTCAAACCAGGAAGCCAAAGATGATCATGAGACGGGTAAACAAAACCAGCTTATTGTGGAACAAGATGATCATAAATAGAATACCAAAGATTACACCAAGGCATGCTCCACAAAGAAATGTTACCTTGAGTGAGTTGATAAAAAGCATGATCTCGTAGTTTAGGCAACATTTTCAAGATAGAGGCCCAGAAAGCAGATTTAGATGGGGTAGTAGTGGCTCTCCAAATTGAAGTATCAGGAAAGTACTTAGCCTTTAACACAAGGTACAAATGAGAAGAAGGAGCATTGGCTAACCTCCAAGCAGCTGTGAGGATGAGACTTTCATTAATGGCTTTTAGATTCCTGATGCCCAAGCCACCTTCTCCCTTAGCACTACAAATATCCTTCCATGCCCTAAGGCAGAGACTTTTCTTTGAGTCGGTCTCTCTAACACCTGTCCACCAAAAATTTCTAATAACAGTTGTGAGCTTAGCAATGAATTTCTTAGAAAACAAGATGTTTGCCAAGTAATAGACTGGAATAGCTGAAAAAACTGATCGAAACAATTCAAGCCTAGCAGCATGAGAGAGCATATTAGCTTTGTAAGAGGGCAGCTTATTTAAAAATTTATCTAACACAAAGTTGTAAGCAGCCACTCTATTTTTAGCAGGAAGAACAAGTGGATGACCAAAATGAGTGAAATTAGCATCAAGATTAGAAACAGGAAAAAAAATGCTTAATGCTTTGAATCGTAGCTTGAGAAACATGCGAGCTAAAAAGGATTGCAGATTTGGCCCAGTTGGGAGTTTGACCAGAGAGCTCACAAAATTGATGAATAAGATTAGCCATAGTCTGAGCTTCCTGAAGAGTAGCCTGTCCACAAACCAATAAGTCATCTGCAAATAGAAGAGAATGAACAGGGGGGCAGTTTGGACCAAGAGAAATACCCTGCAAATGGTTAGCCTGAAGAGCCTTATTAAGCGATATCAAAAATTCATTAATGGCAATAACAAACAAAGTAAGGAGACATGGGACAGCCCTGCCTAATCCCTCGATAACTTTTGAACTTATGAGAAGGTTGTCCATTGATTAGCACAGAGAACGTGGGAGAAGAGATGCATGCATGAACTAAATTAATGAAATGACAATGCAACCCTTTACGAGCAAGCTTAGAAACATGCCAACATGGTATCTAGTTTCGAATGTCTCATCACGGCGGATTTTTTTTGTGAAAACAGATTTTGGATCGAACATGCGGTTTGATCTACAAAATATTTTGAAATTTCAAAATAAAGAGAATCTACCAGGACATTAGTTTGCCTGCACTTTTAGTGCATTTGCACGTGGGAGAAAGTTGGAATAAGTCATTTTATGCCCGAAATTTGCCTATGTAAACATTGTGGTAACTTATATAGCACAGACGTGATAACTTGCATACCCTAGGCATGGTACCTTTTTACCTAAAAATAAGTCGTCGAAACATatacatgggatctagtttcgtAGGGCTCACCAAGACAATTTTTTTATGTGAAAACAGTTTTTCAATCCGAGTGACGGTTTGAGCAACAAAATATTTTGAATTTTGAGTTTCAATGGAATCTTTTGTGACGTCATTAATTTTATTCTTATGTGCATGCAGTGGGTTACGCTGAATTCATTTGGTAATAAAAAAACATTTAACACATCTTGCATGCGGTTTGTTAGCAAGTTTGCATGCGAATTGGGATCGTTCGGATCTATACATATAATCCAAACGTTTGGAAGATATAACAGTCTTAAACTCGTCTAGCAGTGTAACAAACTAAAACTCTGTTTGGTTTTGTCTAACTAACTCAAAGATATCCAAAACTGGTTCTCGTAACATGCAAAAAGTGAGCTTTTGAAAAAACGACTATTAGTCGTTTTTGTATAATCGCGTTTATCCTAACTCCAACAACCTAGTTCCTAGTTTGTAGCTGGTGTGTTTATCTAACTAGATGACACCCCGCGGGTTGCTGCGGAAAAATTTAGCACACAAAGTTGAAGTCAACTTGATAAATAAATCTATGCAGTGAAACATCCAATGGTAGTAATATTTCATTTTTTCTAGAACAATGACAGTTAAGTAAAAGCAAATGAAAATAAACAAATTGACTATGTAGCAATACTGGCAAAAGGAAATTCAAACATGTCATGGTTGTGGGAGTGAAGGATTTCACATGCCGCAAGTGAAATGGTTTGACAAATTACTAACCTATACAATCATACAAAACAAATTATGCCTTATGAGCTTTTCTACAAAAGCATATGCCCAGGTAGTAACACTTATAAATAAGCTAAATGATGTTAAACAGATCAGATTTTTGGATGACAGTCCAAGTGTATCACCAGAACATATTAAGTAAATGACACAACGGAGAATGTTCCAAAGTAATTTGTGATTAAATAGCTCACCTCACGGTATTTTGCACTGTGATTGGTCATGAGATAACAATGGTCAACACTTTAATATAATCACTATGGAATCATCAGCTAGCAAACATCCGCGTGCACTGGAGACATAATTTCATGACTGTATATTTTTACGCCTCTAGAGGGTGGAGGCTACAAAGAAGACATTGGTTTATGACTTTATTTATCAATTCCCAGATCAAGTTAACGTGGATAAGCCAAATATGTGTCGTTGTAGATTCCACTCCCTGCTAACAGAAAATAGAAGATATCTAATGGCAGGCGCAGGATTAAATTCTTCTGTAGCACTGAGATATATAATGGCCCTACTTAATTATGCTCACACTAATTACTGTTTTTAAAGTTTCCTGAGTCGCTTGGTTAGAGATCATGAAGCATTGATCTCGAATGGTTAAAATGAAATCCCGCCTGACTTAGCAAAGTAAGATACTCGGTATCTCTCTTTAACTTCTGCTGCTCACATTTTCTAGCGCTTGCGTTCAAAAATAGTTGTATCAGAGTTGGACTTCAACATACTATTTAACTCAAACCATAAAGAAGTTCGAGGTGTAAATATTTCTTTAAGCTGAACGGTGCCTTTCTTTGCATAATTTTCTGCAAACTGCGTCTTGAATTTTTTTATGAAACTGTTCCTATTTCTACAAACATGGAAAAACATAAATGAGCCCAGCAAAAAAAACACAGAAATGATCAATAGTAGCTCCAAATATTTACCTCTTCAATCCTTGAATAGATATATCATCTTTTACATCCACTGGACAGCTGCAATATGAAGTGTCAGAAAGCGATCCGGATGGCAGATATAGGTGACAACAGATTAGAACAATAGAATCTAGAAAAGGTATATGGTAATACAGGGATAGATTGTAAATAACCAGAGACAAAACAGGTACTTATCGTGCAACAAAACCGAGCGTTGCCCATCTGGCTGGATATATGTGTATCAAAGGGTGCTCACAACTGGTATAATCTGGTAAATAAAATCGTTCAAGATACTTACCTATCCGCTGTTCGTATCTAGGTGTTTCACCTACAACCTCTCATCGGCTTGTCATTAGCAGCCTCCTGTGTTGCAAAATCCACACacagaaaaagaaataaaactggTTCCGTTCTATCTGAATCTGATTCCCTCACGTAGAGAGGAGAGCCCAGGAGACCAACGCTGGAATGGAAAGATGGGTACCTTGGCAACCGGCAGCGGAATCAGATTGTAGAGCAGCCCTAGATAGGGCTAGTAGTGCTTGCAGTCGGACTGCAAGATGCAGACCTAGCGTCTCCATGGATCCCTCCGTCTTGATCCCATCCCGGCGATAGGCGAACTATGAACGCCAGATTTGAGGTTAGGACGATAGGGACGTGTTAATACGAGCAATAGGAGCCGGCAAGGGCAGAGGCGATGTGAGCCGAGGCAGCCGGCGGCGCTAGCAGAGAAGACACATGAGAATGAGATCAAGACGGAGGGATCCTTGGAGATGCACCGGAGACGGGATAAGGAAGCGCCGGTGGATTGTTGTGATTTGGGAGTGGAAGAGCACATCGctttagggcatgtacaatggtgctATCTTAGTAGTGCCACGTAGGATAAAAGATAAGGTGGAGGAGAGAGAACTCATAAAAAAAGACTTGTCTTCCTTATTTAAGAGAAGACAaaagatgatctcttagcacaatatgtctcacCACGTTTTTAGGAATAGCTAGTTATTTAAGATAAGGCTAAAAAATGACCCATTGTAGACAttttttttgtcatctctaaattacatgcaagacttaagataagactatcttatcaaccattgtacatgcccttacaaTTACTGTCGGTTAGTGAAGACGAAGAGAAAGCGATCGATATTAACTTGGGTACCAGCGGATGGGTAAATGCCAATGAGTGTTGCGCCCGGGGATCGCTAGTCTGTTGGTTATCTGTGTCAGTTTCACGCGCCCATCGCGGCTGTGTGGCCCGTGCTTAGCCGAGAGATAGGGAGAAAATCGTTTCTATTGTGGGATCTATTTGATGACGTGGACAACTTGCAATGACGTGGCACATCGCTGATGTGGACAGTGTGCATGCTAAAAGAATAGGGAGTAGTGGGGAGCAACTTTTTAAGAATGGTAAATGTGCCCCACCTGCATGCAAACGCAATCACATACACCCAGTCTTTTCGTGAAGGTAGGCAAACGTGGTTCTCTGCATGCGCCGTTTAAGGATCTGTAAATCCAAACAGAATTTTCTACAAGTGAGTTCTTAACAGATTGTTCGCAAAAGCTGTTTTTTCATAAAATATTCTAAAAACGGGTTTTGAGAAAACTGGAGGGTAATTCTTCGCTATCCAACAACCACTTAGTGTTATGTACATTTTCTTGTACCATGAAATTTCAGTGAAGAATGGTACGCGCATTATGATGTTTCCCGGGCATTTGCGCGGGCCCACTTTGCTGCTTAGTTTAACAGCGAGAGGCATATCATTAGTTTGGCACTTGTGCTTAGGCTTTACAGGAGCCATGACTCGATGCGCACTGACAACTTGATAGGATTAACAATTGTTATGCAGAGCATCCGGACGGAGCCGGAGAGAAAACCAACGCAGCACGCCGGCCATAGCAGTCACAGCCACCAACCCTCCAGGCCGGCAGTGTCCTCCCCATTTCGTTGCTGCTGCTTCCGCCGGGATCTGCTCATGGAGGCGGTGGAAGACACCACAACCCTGGAGGCCGCGATCGGTTGGCTCTCCGATACCATCCTTGCAAATCTCCCAGCCGGCGGCAAGCTGGTTTCCTGGATTCGCCAAGCTGGCCTTGGCAACGACGTCGAGAAGCTCAAGTCCGAGGTCGAGGCTGTGGAGATGGTGGTCTCTGCTGTGCAGGGGAGGGCGGCCGGAAACAAGCCGCTGGCCAAATCCCTCGCTCGGGTCAAGGAGCTGCTCTACGACGCCGACGATGTGGTCGACGAGCTCGATTGCTACAGGctccagcaggagctccaacCAGGTAATTTTGATGATGCATTTAGATCCAAGTATCTGCTGAATTGCTTACTACATTAAAAAAGCATAGTGATAATTTAGATTGTAATAAGAACGAGTTGCGTGCTAATTGGCAGTTCCAATTTCATTTTGTTCTGTCTTAGAGACACTGCTGGAAATGGATGGACATGGGATGCAGCAAGTTGACAGATCTAGTGAAAGTGAAACTATCGATGTACAGGGTAGCGGTAATAGCAGGTTACGGTTCGAGGGATGGATTCACTTTGAAATCACCGAGTTTGAACAAAACGGAGGGCCTGTCAAAGCAATGTGTAAGCACTGTCAAACAGTGCTCAAGTGCAAAACCAATAAGGGGACATCAGTTCTGCACAATCATCTCAAGAGCAAAGGTTGTGCCAAGAAACGTGGAGCCAGTGACCCTTCTTCAAGGTACCAAAATTATTTAACGCCTTGCACCAAAACATTTGTGAGAGCCTTCATTTATACATCTGGTTAAGAGCGTATTATCAAGGTTCTCACTGCCAATCAATGATCTATTACTTATTGCAGCACCGCCGATGCTATTACAATTCCTACCCCTGTTGTAACTGTCAGCAGAAAAAGGACGAGAACCAGTCAGGAGTCAACACACATCACTGCAGCTAACCCAAACGGGTGGAACAAGGACGCATTTTCTGAAAGGATACAAGACATCATTAGTCAACTGCAAGGGAAACACGGGGCTATCACAAGGCTTCTCCAAATACTTCCGTCCGACTATGTTGGTGCAAGGTCAAGCCACTGTCAGAGTAGAATCTTGGATCCATGCCGAAGAACATCATGTGTTTTTCAAGGGAAAGTGTATGGGAGAGCTGCAGAGAAGAGATCCATCAAAAAGTTGATACAAGAACACAAACCAACTGCCAGTGTTACTGTTCTGCCTATTGTAGGAATCGGAGGAGTTGGGAAGACAGCTCTCGCTCAGCTTGTATACAATGATCCAGCTTTGGAAAGTCAATTTGATCGCAAGATATGGATCTGGGTGTCTAACAACTTTGATGAAATGAGACTCACACGAGAGATGTTAACTTGCATCTCCCCAGAAACACATGATGGCATATGCAACTTTATCAAGCTTCAGGAGGTCTTGAAGGGTCATATTAAAACAAAGAGGGTTCTACTCATTTTAGATGATGTCTGGGAAGTCATGGATGACTGCGTGTGGAACAAATTATTGGCTCCTTTCAAGTCTGACAATGCAAAGGGCAACATGATAATCATGACAACTAGAAAACCATCTGTTGCAAACAGTAGAGGTACAACTGGACCAATTAACTTAGGTGCTTTGGGAAAGGACCATTTTTGGCAATTGTTTAAATCATGCACGTTTGGTGACGAGAGTTATGAAGCGCAAGCAAGTCTAAGTGACTTAGGACAGGAAATAGCACAAAAGTTAAAAGGGAACCCATTAGCAGCGCAAACTGTCGGGCCTCTATTAAGAGATCATCTTACTGTGGATCATTGGAGTAACACTCTGAAGACCGAAGCTTGGAATTCCCTACAACACACTGGTGGCATCATGTCTGCTTTGAAGCTTTCCTATGATGAGCTGCCCTACCCTGTGCAGCAATGCTGCTCATATTGTTCTATATTCCCCTACGGTTATGAATTTATTGCCGAGGAACTAGTTCGTCTTTGGATTTCACAGGGATTTGTGAAGCGTGATCATCCAAATATGAGTTTGGAGGAGACGGGACGATACTATCTGACTGACTTGGTGAACCTGGGCTTGTTTGAAAGGAAAGGATCCTCTCTTGGTAGTCAAACTCAAACTTGCTATGCTATGTCTGGCCTGATGCACGATTTTGCGAGGCTAGTTTCAAGAACTGAGTGTGCAACTTTGGATGGTTTGCAGTGCAATGAAATGTTGCCAAATGTACACCACTTGTCCATAGTAACCAGCTTTGTGTATCAGAGGCAGGATTGGACTGGGAATATACTTCGTAGTGAGAAGTTTGAATTTTTGTTGCAAAATATAGTTGCATCAGTGAGTAAGTTGAGGACATTGGTGTTAATTGGGGAGTATGACTCCTTTTTCTTCAAAGCATTCCAAGATGTATTTGAAAAAGCACATAATCTGCGTATGTTGCAAATGTCTGCAACATCTGCTGATTTTAATTCCTTCATGTGTAGCTTGGTAAATCCTACACGTCTTCGGTATCTAAAACTTGCGGATGGTCATGATGAGCAGAAGGCTATGCCTCGTGTTTTGAGCAAGTTTTTCCATCTTCAGGTGTTGGATGTTACTTTCTTTATGTCACTGCATACAGTTCATCTAGAGGGTTGCGGAGAACGGATAGTACTTTCAACTCTGGAAATGCTTCGATTTCTTAAAAGGTTGAAGTTGAGAAACATGCGGAGTGTAACAAAAGTATCGGTTCCGTCATTGGAGGAGCTGGTTTTATATGAAATGCCAGATTTACAGAGATGTTCTTGTACTTCCATGGGTGATATGAAATCTAGTTTAAGGGTGTTGGAGATCCAGAGTTGCCCTGCACTTGAGGTGTTTGATTTGTTTCGGAAAGGTCATAACTATGAACTGGAGCATAAGCCATGGTTGCCCAGTCTGAGGAAACTCATAATGTGCAATTGTCCTTTATTGCAAGTACAAATCCCGCTTCCGCCTTCAGCTATATTATCTGAACTATTAATCAGGGGAGTTTCAACAATTATGAAAATGTGGGGATCTTCCATGGGAACATTCAAAATTGAGTGTGAGCTGCCTTTTGCTGAGATGATGCCACTTGATGACAGAATTTTGGCGTTCCATAATCTTAAGGATATCAAATACTTGGAGATATCATGTTGCGCAAACATAACATCCATTTCATTCAAAGGATTAGGTCAGCTCAACTCTTTAAAGAGTTTGAAAATATTGTTATGCAAAGAACTTTTCTCTTCAGATGATGTGCCAGAGCAGACCCTAGAAGACATAATAACTGCAAATAATGCTGCTCTCCTGGCTCTTGAAAGTCTTGATATTAGAGGGTGTGGAATAAGGGGGACGTGGCTATCTCTAATGCTGCGACATTCGCCAACCCTGAAGGAGTTGAATTTAGATATGTGCCCGCGGTTGAAACAATTGAAAGTAGAAGAGGTTTCGTCATCATGGTATCTATATGATGCATTTCGAAGCTCAGTTCGAGCGTCATCAGTATATGTTGATGATGCGTGGCCAGGCTTAGCTGTAGACGGAGTCGTGCACATTCCATGGAATCTTAGAAAGATAACAATCGGTGGATGCCCTGAATTAATGTTTGATGGGAGTAGGGAAGGCTTTGCTGGATTTATCTCCTTTGAGGAGGTAGAGGAAGACGACGAAGAGAAGGGAAGATGTCTCCTCCCGCAATCACTTGAACAACTTGTTTGGTCTGATTATTCCCGGAAAACTCTGCGGCCCTGCTTTGTGGGTAATGTCACGTGCCTCAAAAAACTGCATGTAGATAGCATAAGGTTGGAATGTCTACAGCTGGATTCTTTTACGGCACTGGAAGATTTGAAAATTGAATGTTGTGATCGGTTCGTCTCATTAGAGGGCATGAAATCGGTTGGAACCCTCAGGTCTTTGGCATTAGTTCAAAACCCAAGATTGGAATCTCTACAGTTAAATTCCTGCACATCGTTGGAACGTTTTGAAGTTCATGATTGCAGTTCGCTCATCGCATTAGAGGGCTTGAGGTCCCTCGTGAACCTCAAGCATTTTGAAATATTCGGGTCCCCTGCCTTGGATTCCTTTACCTATGAGCCAATTGAGGGAATTTCGAGTCATAGCTATGAGTTATTCCCCTCACTGGAAAGTTTAAAGACTGATGACTTGTGTCATCTTAAGACGTTATTCCACAAGGGCCTCACCTGCCTCCGAAGCCTAACACTTTTTTATTCGGATGCAACGAGACTAACAGATGAGCAAGAGAGAGTGCTTCTGCTCCTCGGGTCCTTGCAAAAGCTCTCCTTTGACAATTGCGAGCATCTCGTGCATCTTCCCCCAGGGCTGCACGGCCTCCCTTCCCTCAAGACGTTGAAGATCATAGATTGTGAGGGCATCTCAGAGCTTCCGATAGAGGGCCTCCCACCTTCGCTGGAAGAACTGGAAATCCTCTGTTGCAGTGCCGAGTTATCAAAACAATGCAGATTGCTAGCAACAAGCAAGCTAGAGGTCGAAATTGATGGGTGCTATCTGGACTGATTATTGAGTATCTTTCTAAGGTATACTTACTTCTACCATATACACAGATATGCTATTGGAGGGATTGCCCAGGTCATCCCTGTCCTGGGTCACCTGTGACAGTACTTATATTTCAAGCGGGGGAAATGCTTAACGTATTTTTCTTGTGATATGAACAGGTCTGTTTTCACTTCAAGGCCTCATCCTCAACCTCATGTGGTCATGATAATGGTGTCTTACACTCATAATCTCAATATTTGTTCTCCACTTGTTGGGATTTCCAATTATACGCAGCTAAGAATTCGATCCTTTTGTAAGGTGCCTCCCCGCCCGCTTGTCTGTCTAATGCGCTTGTTCTGTTCCAGCCTTTTCAATGTCACCATTCTGAATTTCTCGCTGATCCCTGAATAAATCCATTGCCTTGCTCTCGAGAACCTCCTCTACAGCAGGTTCCTGTGGGCCAAAAGACAAAACTGGATTCCCGTACAATGATAGACTGTAGTCGGAAACCGTGAGTGAAGAAACTGTATAAGTAAATTATTGTGCAATGATGTTGTATTTTCAAGAACTTGTGCAGATTTGGTTGAGTGCTTCCAATTATTCAAGGCCGGCCGTGTTGTCCGGGGTGGATAGCACAACGTATGAAAATGCTTGATTTTTGGGATCTTTTTCCAGATTTTTCTGAGCAGAGTGTACAGCAACAGAAAATGCATGTTTTATTTTTCTGAGAATGAAAATGCATGTTTCTAACACTGTTTGTTCTGCAAATTTAACACTATTCATGGTTGATCTATGCTTGATTTTCTGGAAAGTTCTTGAAAATGATTCTGAGGACCTTAAAATTTTGGAGTCCAATAGAATGTTTGGGCCTTCGGGGTGTAAATCACAGCAgatggatatccttgttttttCCTTTTCACAAATTGTTTTAGATTTAGTTAGAGTCATGTGGTGTGTACAAGTACGACAACTAACTCCGTTGTCCGCTCAGGGCACTATCCTTTATAACTGGGAACTCCTTCATATAAAAAAACAAGCAGTCTGTATTTTCCTACTCCAGTAGTGTTAGTGTTTCCATGGTGCGCAGCAAACAGGGGATGCATCTTTCCAGCTCTGTTTATGCTGAAGTTATTACAGTGCAGTCACTGAATGTTAGTTTCTGCCAGGATTTTGATTGTATTATGTTGAGCAGTTTGATATATTTTTCTCAAGTCTGACTGTGTGCTCGAGGTGTACAATTGATGCATGTTTCGAGCTGTGTTATATTCTTGTTGAAGGTTTTAGCATGCCATTCTAATTTTGGTTTTTGTGGACTggaagtttttttttcaaaaaaagcAAGTTTTCACTCTGTTCATTGATGATCTATGCTTGATTTTCTGGAAAGttcttgatttttttttgaaagataGGGGTTTCCCCCTGCCCCAACTTTTATTAAAAAGCAAAGGCGAAACCAACACGACCAGGACAATGTACAACGCTTCGGCAACAGCCAAAGTAGCTGTCACAGAAAGGACAAGTTCTTGAAAATGATTCCGAGGACCTTAAAATGTTTGGAGTCCAATAGAATGTTTGGGCCTTAGGGGTGTACAATCACAACAGATGGATTTCTCTAGCTCTTCAATTTTAACAGTCCACACAGTCCTTGATTTTAACAGTCCAGTAGTGTTTCCAAGGTGTGCAGCAAACAGGGGGTGCATCTTTCCAGCTCTGTGTTGTGCTGAAGTTTTAACAGTGCAGTGACTGAATGTTAGTTTTTGCCAGGATTTTGGTTGTATTATTCGAGCAGTTTGATATATTTTTCTCAAGTCTGGCTGTGTGCTCGAGGTGTACAATTGATGCATGTTTCGAGCTCTGCTATATTCTTGTTGAAGGGTTTTAGCATGCCATTCTAATATTGGTTTTCATTGATAGGAAGTTTTCAAAAGAAAAATACAAAAAGGAAGTTTCCATTTGTCAGTGAAGTGTCTGTATACCCGTTCGTGACCATGTTACGCATTAACAAGTATGGGTTTGCCTGTTTTACAGCAAACATCAAGAAACCATTGTAGTTCGGGCTTAGATTTTAGAAGACCAGAATTTGCCGGTGCAATCCAGTTGACCTCGTTTTTGACTAGTGGGACCCACAAGTCAGGCCTACATCTCCAACGCGACATGACCAACCCAAGCTTGACTAGCGCAACACCGCATCGCCCTGACGTAACACATTCTGGAAAGGAAAGAAAAAAGTGTGCCACCCCTGAAACTTTGAATTTTGCGCACACGGTCCAACACGACACAGTGGAGATTCTCTACCATACTGCACCTTACATTGTTGCTGATAAAGGACGGGGCGTCGACCTGTTGGCTGGGTAGCAGCCAGTCCATCCAAATTCAAGCCTCGGCTTTGACACGCGGTGCTCGCCTATAAAAAAAAGCAACGAGGGTTAGAGTATCTACAGCAGGACCTCTCAAAAACCCGCCACATCCGGGCCGGGCCGCCCGGTCACTGCCCGGTCATGTTTTTTCGACCCAGACGGACACCGCAAACGGGTCTCAAACGTCTAGGCTGACCGGcaccctcatatccagcccaaatatggggtgGATGTGGGGGCACCCGAGCACGCCCTTCATGTCGGACTGGCGAAGGGGTGCCCGCCGAAAACGCCCTCAAAC
The sequence above is a segment of the Aegilops tauschii subsp. strangulata cultivar AL8/78 chromosome 6, Aet v6.0, whole genome shotgun sequence genome. Coding sequences within it:
- the LOC109758920 gene encoding uncharacterized protein, whose product is MEAVEDTTTLEAAIGWLSDTILANLPAGGKLVSWIRQAGLGNDVEKLKSEVEAVEMVVSAVQGRAAGNKPLAKSLARVKELLYDADDVVDELDCYRLQQELQPETLLEMDGHGMQQVDRSSESETIDVQGSGNSRLRFEGWIHFEITEFEQNGGPVKAMCKHCQTVLKCKTNKGTSVLHNHLKSKGCAKKRGASDPSSSTADAITIPTPVVTVSRKRTRTSQESTHITAANPNGWNKDAFSERIQDIISQLQGKHGAITRLLQILPSDYVGARSSHCQSRILDPCRRTSCVFQGKVYGRAAEKRSIKKLIQEHKPTASVTVLPIVGIGGVGKTALAQLVYNDPALESQFDRKIWIWVSNNFDEMRLTREMLTCISPETHDGICNFIKLQEVLKGHIKTKRVLLILDDVWEVMDDCVWNKLLAPFKSDNAKGNMIIMTTRKPSVANSRGTTGPINLGALGKDHFWQLFKSCTFGDESYEAQASLSDLGQEIAQKLKGNPLAAQTVGPLLRDHLTVDHWSNTLKTEAWNSLQHTGGIMSALKLSYDELPYPVQQCCSYCSIFPYGYEFIAEELVRLWISQGFVKRDHPNMSLEETGRYYLTDLVNLGLFERKGSSLGSQTQTCYAMSGLMHDFARLVSRTECATLDGLQCNEMLPNVHHLSIVTSFVYQRQDWTGNILRSEKFEFLLQNIVASVSKLRTLVLIGEYDSFFFKAFQDVFEKAHNLRMLQMSATSADFNSFMCSLVNPTRLRYLKLADGHDEQKAMPRVLSKFFHLQVLDVTFFMSLHTVHLEGCGERIVLSTLEMLRFLKRLKLRNMRSVTKVSVPSLEELVLYEMPDLQRCSCTSMGDMKSSLRVLEIQSCPALEVFDLFRKGHNYELEHKPWLPSLRKLIMCNCPLLQVQIPLPPSAILSELLIRGVSTIMKMWGSSMGTFKIECELPFAEMMPLDDRILAFHNLKDIKYLEISCCANITSISFKGLGQLNSLKSLKILLCKELFSSDDVPEQTLEDIITANNAALLALESLDIRGCGIRGTWLSLMLRHSPTLKELNLDMCPRLKQLKVEEVSSSWYLYDAFRSSVRASSVYVDDAWPGLAVDGVVHIPWNLRKITIGGCPELMFDGSREGFAGFISFEEVEEDDEEKGRCLLPQSLEQLVWSDYSRKTLRPCFVGNVTCLKKLHVDSIRLECLQLDSFTALEDLKIECCDRFVSLEGMKSVGTLRSLALVQNPRLESLQLNSCTSLERFEVHDCSSLIALEGLRSLVNLKHFEIFGSPALDSFTYEPIEGISSHSYELFPSLESLKTDDLCHLKTLFHKGLTCLRSLTLFYSDATRLTDEQERVLLLLGSLQKLSFDNCEHLVHLPPGLHGLPSLKTLKIIDCEGISELPIEGLPPSLEELEILCCSAELSKQCRLLATSKLEVEIDGCYLD